CGTCGCTGGTCTTCGGGACGATCGCCGCCGAATCGCAGCGGTTGATCAACGAGACCTACAGCGCGTTCGTCCAGGGCTTCATGCCGACGCTGGCGCGGCCCGACGTGGACGTGCTCGACGGGCTGACGACGGCGATCATCGTCGACCAGGAGCGGATCGGGTCCAACCCGCGCTCGACGGTCGGGACGATCACCGACACCGACGCGCTGCTGCGGATCCTGTTCTCGCGGCTGGCCGCGCCGTCGATCGGCGGCCCGGGCGCGTACTCGTTCAACGTGGCGTCGGTGAGGGGCAGCGGCGGGATCACGGTCGAGCGCGGCGACAAGACCGTGACGAGGGCCGCGAGGTTCTCGCGCGTCGGCGGGATGTGCCCGCGCTGCGAGGGTCGCGGATCGGTCAGCGACTTCGATCTCTCGGCGTTGTACGACGAGGACAAGTCCTTGGACGAGGGCGCGCTGACCGTCCCGGGCATGACGATGGACGGCTGGTACGGGCGGATCTTCCGCGGCTCCGGCTACTTCGACATGGCCAAGCCGATCAAGCGGTACACCAAGCGCGAGCGCCACGACCTGCTCTACCGCGAGCCCACGAAGCTCAGGGTCGAGGGCATCAACCTCACCTACGAGGGGCTGATCCCGAAGATCGAGCGGTCGATGCTGTCCAAGGACGTCGAGGCGCTGCAGCCGCACGTGCGCGCGTTCGTGCAGCGCGCCGTGGTGTTCACGGTCTGCCCGGACTGCGACGGCACGCGGCTGAGCGAGGCGGTGCGCGGGTCCCGGATCGGCGCGCTGTCGATCGCGGACGTCTCGGCGATGGAGATCCGGGCGGTCGCGGAGTGGGTGCGTTCGCTGGACGAGCCGTCGGTCGCGCCGTTGTTGGAGGCGTTGGGCGAGACGCTCGATTCGTTCGTGGAGATCGGGCTCGGCTACCTGTCGCTGTCGCGCGCGTCGGGGACGCTGAGCGGCGGCGAGGCGCAGCGGACGAAGATGATCCGGCACCTGGGGTCGGCGCTGACCGACGTCACCTACGTCTTCGACGAGCCGACGATCGGGCTGCACCCGCACGACATCGCGCGCATGAACGACCTGCTGCTGCGGCTGCGCGACAAGGGCAACACGGTGCTGGTGGTCGAGCACAAGCCCGAGGCGATCGCGATCGCCGACCATGTTGTGGATCTCGGTCCGGGCGCGGGCAGCGGCGGTGGGGCGGTGGTGTTCGAGGGGACCGTGGAGGCGCTGCGAGCGAGCGACACCGTGACCGGGCGCCACCTCGACGACCGCGCGACCGTGAAGGAGCCGCGCGCGCTGCGCACGCCGCGCGGTGCCTTCGAGATCCGGGGCGCGTCGCTGAACAACCTGCAGGATGTTGATGTGGATCTCCCGCTGGGCATGTTGGTGGTGTTGACCGGCGTCGCGGGCTCGGGCAAGTCGTCGCTGATCCGCTCGTCGGTCGAGGGCCGCGAGGGCGTCGTGACGATCGACCAGGCCGCGATCCGCGGCTCCCGGCGCTCGAACCCCGCGACCTACACGGGGCTGCTCGACCCGATCCGCAAGGCGTTCGCGAAGGCCAACGGGGTCAAGCCCGCGTTGTTCTCCGCCAACTCCGAGGGCGCGTGCCCTGCGTGCAACGGGGCGGGCGTCATCTACACCGACCTCGGCGTGATGGCCGGCGTCGCGACGCCGTGCGAGGAATGCGAGGGCAAGCGCTTCCAGGCGGCGGTGCTGGAGTACGAGCTCGGCGGGCGCGACATCGCGGAGGTGCTGACGCTGCCGGTC
The sequence above is a segment of the Conexibacter woesei Iso977N genome. Coding sequences within it:
- a CDS encoding ATP-binding cassette domain-containing protein, whose translation is MSPARAAAAAPADAHDVIRVNGARVNNLRNIDVEIPKRRLTAFTGVSGSGKSSLVFGTIAAESQRLINETYSAFVQGFMPTLARPDVDVLDGLTTAIIVDQERIGSNPRSTVGTITDTDALLRILFSRLAAPSIGGPGAYSFNVASVRGSGGITVERGDKTVTRAARFSRVGGMCPRCEGRGSVSDFDLSALYDEDKSLDEGALTVPGMTMDGWYGRIFRGSGYFDMAKPIKRYTKRERHDLLYREPTKLRVEGINLTYEGLIPKIERSMLSKDVEALQPHVRAFVQRAVVFTVCPDCDGTRLSEAVRGSRIGALSIADVSAMEIRAVAEWVRSLDEPSVAPLLEALGETLDSFVEIGLGYLSLSRASGTLSGGEAQRTKMIRHLGSALTDVTYVFDEPTIGLHPHDIARMNDLLLRLRDKGNTVLVVEHKPEAIAIADHVVDLGPGAGSGGGAVVFEGTVEALRASDTVTGRHLDDRATVKEPRALRTPRGAFEIRGASLNNLQDVDVDLPLGMLVVLTGVAGSGKSSLIRSSVEGREGVVTIDQAAIRGSRRSNPATYTGLLDPIRKAFAKANGVKPALFSANSEGACPACNGAGVIYTDLGVMAGVATPCEECEGKRFQAAVLEYELGGRDIAEVLTLPVDEALAFFSDGEAKIPAAAKILARLADVGLGYLTIGQPLTTLSGGERQRLKLATSMGEKGDVYVLDEPTTGLHLADVAQLLGLLDRLVDSGKSVIVIEHHQAVMAHADWIVDLGPGAGQDGGRVVFEGPPADLVAARAGLTGAHLADYVTSAA